From Brachionichthys hirsutus isolate HB-005 chromosome 7, CSIRO-AGI_Bhir_v1, whole genome shotgun sequence, the proteins below share one genomic window:
- the degs1 gene encoding sphingolipid delta(4)-desaturase DES1: MGNRVAREDYEWVYTDQPHADRRKEILAKYPEIKSLMGPDRRLKWVVCVMVVVQFLAFYLVKDLSWKWVFFWTYAFGSCINHSMTLAIHEVSHNTAFGNNKAMWNRYFAIFANLPIGLPYSASFKRYHLDHHRYLGGDGVDVDIPTEFEGWFFCTRFRKFVWIVLQPLFYAVRPLCINPKPISQLELTNIAVQLGFNALLYWLAGAKPLFYMLAGSMLGMGLHPISGHFIAEHYMFLKGHETYSYYGSLNLLTFNVGYHNEHHDFPSIPGCRLPLVKKIAAEYYEDLPQYTSWVRVLYDFITDDTLSPYSRVKRKLKGDVKQE; the protein is encoded by the exons ATGGGGAACCGGGTTGCACGCGAAGACTACGAATGGGTGTACACGGATCAGCCGCATGCCGACAGGCGAAAAGAAATTCTCG ccAAATATCCAGAAATCAAGTCTCTGATGGGGCCCGACCGGCGGTTGAAGTGGGTCGTGTGCGTGATGGTGGTCGTGCAGTTTTTAGCGTTCTACCTGGTCAAAGACTTGAGCTGGAAATGGGTTTTCTTCTGGACTTACGCCTTCGGGAGTTGCATCAACCACTCGATGACGCTCGCCATCCACGAGGTCTCCCACAACACCGCCTTCGGGAACAACAAGGCCATGTGGAACCGCTACTTCGCCATATTTGCCAACCTCCCCATCGGCCTGCCCTACTCCGCCTCCTTCAAACGCTACCACCTGGACCACCACCGCTACCTGGGCGGAGACGGCGTGGACGTCGACATTCCCACGGAGTTCGAAGGCTGGTTCTTCTGCACGCGCTTCCGCAAGTTCGTCTGGATCGTCCTGCAGCCGCTGTTCTACGCCGTCCGGCCCCTCTGCATCAACCCCAAACCCATCTCCCAGCTGGAGCTGACCAACATCGCCGTCCAGCTCGGCTTTAACGCGCTGCTGTACTGGCTGGCGGGCGCCAAGCCGCTGTTCTACATGCTGGCGGGCTCCATGCTGGGGATGGGCCTGCACCCCATCTCCGGCCACTTCATAGCCGAGCACTACATGTTCCTGAAGGGCCACGAGACCTACTCCTACTACGGCTCCCTCAACCTGCTCACCTTCAACGTGGGCTACCACAACGAGCACCACGACTTCCCCAGCATCCCGGGATGCAGGCTGCCCCTG GTGAAGAAAATAGCAGCGGAGTATTACGAAGACCTGCCCCAGTACACGTCGTGGGTTCGGGTTCTGTACGACTTCATCACGGACGATACGCTGAGCCCGTATTCCCGGGTCAAGAGGAAGCTGAAGGGAGATGTCAAGCAGGAGTAG